CGTGGTCAGCGCACCAAGACCAACGCCCGTACCCGCAAGGGCCCGAAGCGCACCGTCGCAGGCAAGAAGAAGGCCCGCTAAGCGGGGCCCCAGGGACTAGGAGAACACTTTCATGGCTGCACCCAAGGCCGCCGCGCGCAAGCCGCGCCGCAAGGAAAAGAAGAACATCGCGCTGGGCCAGGCCCACATCAAGTCGACGTTCAACAACACGATCGTCTCGATCACCGACCCGTCCGGCGCTGTCATCAGCTGGGCTTCGTCGGGTGGCGTGGGCTTCAAGGGCTCCCGCAAGTCGACCCCGTACGCGGCAGGTCTCGCCGCCGAGTCCGCTGCGCGTCAGGCGCAGGAGCACGGCGTCAAGAAGGTCGACGTCTTCGTGAAGGGTCCGGGCTCCGGCCGCGAGACCGCGATCCGCTCGCTCCAGGCCGCCGGCCTCGAGGTCGGCTCGATCTCGGACGTCACCCCGCAGGCGCACAACGGTTGCCGCCCGCCGAAGCGTCGCCGCGTCTGACAACGCTTGTCGAGTCGCCCGCCCTGCGACAGGCTCACGGAGCCATGTCGGGTCGGGCGACTCGACGCCCGCGTGCGGGCATCGACTTCCACAATTGAAGACCTCACCACACCACATGTCATATAGCGGGCATGTGATCGAAAGGAACACAGAGTGCTCATTGCACAGCGTCCCACACTGACCGAGGAAAAGATCGTCGAGAACCGTAGCCGGTTCATCATCGAGCCTCTGGAGCCCGGCTTCGGATACACGATCGGCAACGCGCTGCGTCGCAGCCTGCTGTCGTCGATCCCCGGCGCCGCTGTCACCAGCGTTCGTCTCGACGGCGTGCTGCACGAGTTCAGCACCATCCCCGGCGTGAAGGAGGATGTCACCGAGATCATCCTCAACATCAAGCAGCTCGTCGTCTCCTCGGAGCGCGACGAGCCCATCACCGCCTACCTGCGCAAGACCGGTGCGGGCGAAGTGACCGCCGCTGACATCTCGGCTCCGGCCGGTGTCGAGGTCCAGAACCCCGAGCTCGTCATCGCGACTCTCAACGAGACCGCGAAGTTCGAGCTCGAGCTCACGATCGAGCGCGGCCGCGGCTACGTCTCGGCGACGCAGAACCGCAACGAGTACGCCGAGGCCGGTCAGATCCCGATCGACTCGATCTACTCGCCGGTCCTCAAGGTCAGCTACCGCGTCGAGGCGACTCGTGCCGGTGAGCGCACCGACTTCGACAAGCTCGTCCTGGACGTCGAGACCAAGTCGTCGATCAGCCCCCGCGACGCCGTCGCTTCGGCTGCGAAGACGCTCACCGAGCTGTTCGGTCTCGCTCGCGAGCTGAACGTCGAGGCCGAGGGCATCGAGATCGGCCCGGCGCCGGTGGAGGCTGTGAACTCCAGCGAGCTGTCGATGCCGATCGAGGACCTCGACCTGTCGGTCCGCTCGTACAACTGCCTGAAGCGTGAGGGCATCAACACTGTTTCGGAGCTCGTCGCCCTCTCGGAGACGCAGCTCATGAACATCCGCAATTTCGGCCAGAAGTCGGTCGACGAGGTGCGCGACAAGCTCATCTCGCTCGGTCTGTCGCTCAAGGATTCGGTGCCCGGTTTCGACGGTGCCCACTTCTACGGCGGCAGCGAAGACGAGTCCTTCTGATACCCGACCTTTCTGACCAGGAGTTAGACGATTATGCCCAAGCCCACTAAGGGTCCCCGCCTCGGAGGCGGCCCCGCACACGAGCGCCTGCTGCTTGCCAACCTCGCGGCGGCTCTGTTCACCCACAAGTCGATCAAGACGACCGAGACCAAGGCCAAGCGCCTTCGTCCGCTCGCCGAGCGTCTGATCACGTTCGCGAAGCGCGGCGACCTGCACGCGCGTCGTCGCGTGCTGTCGGTCATCGGCGACAAGAGCGTCGTGCACACGCTCTTCGCCGAGATCGCGCCGCTGGTCGCCGACCGTGAGGGTGGCTACACCCGCATCACGAAGGTCGGCAACCGCAAGGGCGACAACGCTCCGATGGCTGTGATCGAGCTCGTCCTCGAGCCCGTCAACCCGAAGCCGAAGTCGGCCAAGAAGACGGCCGCTGCCGCTCCGAAGGCGGAGAAGCCCGCCGAGGTCGCCGAGGAGGCTCCCGCCGAGGAGACCCCCGCCGAGGAGACGCCGGCCGCTGACGCCGGTGCCGAGTCGCAGGCCGAGGGCGAAGCAGCCGAGGCTGCCGCCGAGGACGCTGTCGAGAAGTAAGCACCTCTCACGACGAAGCCCGCCGCCCCTTCCGGGGTGGCGGGCTTCGTCGTTGCTGCGGGCGGGGGTGGAGCGTCAGCGCGCGCGCAGATCCTTGCGGAGGATCTTGCCGGATGCGGACTTCGGGATGGCGTCGATGAACTCCACCTGACGCACCTTCTCGTGCGGGGCGACGTGCGCGGCGACATGCGCCATGACGGCATCCGCGTCGAGGTCGGCATCCGCCTGCCGCACGACGAAAGCCTTCGGCACCTCCTGGCCGTCATCGTCCTGGGCGCCGATGACGGCGGCGTCCGCGATCGCCGGATGCTCGAGCAGCACGGCCTCCAGCACAGCGGGGGCGACCTGATAGCCCTTGTATTTGATCAGCTCCTTGAGGCGGTCAACGATCCGGAAGATGCCGTCGTGGGTGACTGTCGCGACGTCTCCCGTGTGCAGCCAGCCGTCGGCGTCGAGCATCTCCGCCGTGGCATCCGGCCGGTTGAGATAGCCCTTCATCACCTGCGGACCGCGGATCAGCAGTTCGCCGGGTTCGCTCACGCCGTCCGAGGGCACGGCGACATCGGCTCCCGATTCGGGATCGAGCAGCCGGGCCTCGGTGCCGCTGAGCAGCAGCCCGACCGAGGAGCGGTCGATGTCGTGGCTCCCGGCGGGGATCGCGTGGGTCACGGGGCTGGTCTCCGTCATGCCGTACCCCTGGCACACCGTGCACCCGAGCCGCGTCGCCACCGCCGAGGCGAGCGCCCCGTCGAGGGGAGCGGCGCCGGAGAAGATCACCTTGATGGACGACAGGTCGTACTCGTCGACCAGCGGATGCTTGGCCAGTGCCACCGCGATCGGCGGGGCGATGAACACCCAGCTGGTGCGGTGCTCGGCGACCACGCGCAGGAAGTCGGTGAGGTCGAAACGCGGCATCGTCACGAGGGCGGCTCTCTGGCGCAGCGCGAAGTTGAGCAGCACCGTCATGCCGTAG
This genomic interval from Microbacterium sp. LWH11-1.2 contains the following:
- the rpsK gene encoding 30S ribosomal protein S11; this encodes MAAPKAAARKPRRKEKKNIALGQAHIKSTFNNTIVSITDPSGAVISWASSGGVGFKGSRKSTPYAAGLAAESAARQAQEHGVKKVDVFVKGPGSGRETAIRSLQAAGLEVGSISDVTPQAHNGCRPPKRRRV
- a CDS encoding DNA-directed RNA polymerase subunit alpha, encoding MLIAQRPTLTEEKIVENRSRFIIEPLEPGFGYTIGNALRRSLLSSIPGAAVTSVRLDGVLHEFSTIPGVKEDVTEIILNIKQLVVSSERDEPITAYLRKTGAGEVTAADISAPAGVEVQNPELVIATLNETAKFELELTIERGRGYVSATQNRNEYAEAGQIPIDSIYSPVLKVSYRVEATRAGERTDFDKLVLDVETKSSISPRDAVASAAKTLTELFGLARELNVEAEGIEIGPAPVEAVNSSELSMPIEDLDLSVRSYNCLKREGINTVSELVALSETQLMNIRNFGQKSVDEVRDKLISLGLSLKDSVPGFDGAHFYGGSEDESF
- the rplQ gene encoding 50S ribosomal protein L17, which encodes MPKPTKGPRLGGGPAHERLLLANLAAALFTHKSIKTTETKAKRLRPLAERLITFAKRGDLHARRRVLSVIGDKSVVHTLFAEIAPLVADREGGYTRITKVGNRKGDNAPMAVIELVLEPVNPKPKSAKKTAAAAPKAEKPAEVAEEAPAEETPAEETPAADAGAESQAEGEAAEAAAEDAVEK
- a CDS encoding AMP-binding protein; the protein is MVRSTYPDVEIPAVSVYDYLFGDLDESRLDATALIDGTSGAETTYRQLITQIDLFAGALAARNVGVGTRVGMLCPNVPAFATVFHGILRAGATATTINSLYTPDEIANQLTDAEAEWLITVSPLLAGAEAAAAKVGIDADHLIVLDGADGHPSLAALLGEGHTAPDVAFDPAEHLAVLPYSSGTTGRPKGVMLTHRNLVANVSQCRSTISLADDDRVLAVLPFFHIYGMTVLLNFALRQRAALVTMPRFDLTDFLRVVAEHRTSWVFIAPPIAVALAKHPLVDEYDLSSIKVIFSGAAPLDGALASAVATRLGCTVCQGYGMTETSPVTHAIPAGSHDIDRSSVGLLLSGTEARLLDPESGADVAVPSDGVSEPGELLIRGPQVMKGYLNRPDATAEMLDADGWLHTGDVATVTHDGIFRIVDRLKELIKYKGYQVAPAVLEAVLLEHPAIADAAVIGAQDDDGQEVPKAFVVRQADADLDADAVMAHVAAHVAPHEKVRQVEFIDAIPKSASGKILRKDLRAR